The sequence ATGGAGGGCGTTATGGTAAAAAAAATAGAAGTCGCTATAGAAGGAATGACCTGCGCGGCGTGTTCCACAAGGGTGGCGAAGTCGCTGAATAAGCAGGACGGCGTGATCGACGCGGCGGTGAACCTCGCGGCGGAAAAGGCCTATATTGTCTACGACCCTAAAAAGATAACCACCGACGCGATGGTAAAAACCGTCGAACGCGCGGGATACCGTCTCGTGCTCGATACGAAAAAAGCGCCGACTGAAGAAGAACGCTTCCGCAAGGTTCGGGTGAATTTTATTACCGCGCTCATTTTCGCGGGCCCCGGCGCGCTTCTTATGCTGTTCCATATGCTGGGATGGCTTCACCTGCCGTACTGGGATTATATCGAAATTATCCTTACACTGCCCGTGCTTTTTTACTCCGGCCGTCATGTGATGAAAAGCGCGCTCCTTTCGACCCTCAGCCTGTCGCCGGGTATGGACGTGCTGATCGCGATGGGCTCGCTCGCGTCGCTCTCGACGGGAATCATGCGCGTATTCGGTATCCCGGTGACCAACTTCGCGCTGGTGGGCAGCATGATTATCGCGTTCCACCTGCTGGGCAAATACCTCGAGGCCGCCGCGAAGGGGAAGGCGTCCCGCGCGATCAGGGCGTTGATCGAGTTCGGGGCGAAGAACGCGCGCGTACTGGTCGACGGCGCGGAAATCGAGATACCAATCGAGCAGCTCAGGATCGGCGATATCGCGGTCATCCGCCCCGGCGAGAAAATCCCGTCGGACGGCGAGGTGATCGATGGGTACTCCGCGGTGGACGAATCGATGATCAGCGGGGAGTCCGTACCGGTCGAGAAAAAGGCCGGCGACCCGGTGATCGGCAGTACGATCAACAGCACGGGAGTATTGAAGATAAAGATAACGAAAGTCGGAAAGGAGACTTTCCTTTCGCAGTTGATTCGTCTGGTCGAGGAGGCGCAGGCGGGGAAGGTGCCGATCCAGGAATTCGCCGATAAAGTCACCGGGGTATTCGTCCCCGTGCTCGTGGGGATTGCTGCGGCGGTATTCCTGTTCTGGTACTTCCTTCCCGATATCGGCGACAGTATTATGAAATGGGGCGCGGGCTGGATCCCGTGGGTAGACCCGTCGATGAACCGGTTGTCCCGCGCGGTGTTCGCGGCGGTGGCGACCCTCGTGATCGCGTGCCCCTGCGCGCTCGGACTGGCTACCCCGATGGCGATTATGGTCGGCGGCGGACTGGGCGCCCGGCACGGCATCCTCATCCGCAACGGCGAATCGATCGAGATGATGAAGGATATCGATACCGCCTTGTTCGATAAGACCGGGACGATCACCGAGGGGAAACCCGAAGTGGTGGAGATTATCCATACGCCGGGGTTCGACGGATTCGAGACGGCGCTCGCGTCGCTCGAGCGGTACTCGGAGCATCCGCTCGCCGGGGCGGTACGCGACTACGCGAAGGCGCGCGGCTTGACGCTGAGCGAGCCGGAGGATTTTGCGGCGATACCCGGCAAGGGCGTGAGCGCGAAGATCGGCGGGAATATGTACTACGCGGGAAGCGCGGATTTGATGCTGGAGAAATGCGGCGCAATCCCTTCGTTCGGCGGGGCGATCGACTCCGCGAAGGAGGACGGCCTGAGCGTTATCTTTCTCGGCTCGCCGGGCAGTGTTCACGGCTTCGCGGCTCTCGCGGATAAGATCAAGCCCGATTCGAAGACCGCTATCGAGGGGTTGAAGGCCATCGGGATTACGCCGATTATGGTGACCGGGGATAACGAGAAGACCGCGAAACGTATCGCGCGCGAAGCGGGGATAGAACGAGTCTACTCCGGCGTACTGCCTGCGCAGAAGATCGACATAGTCCGCCAGCTGAGAGCCGAGGGGCGGCGGGTAGTGATGGTCGGCGACGGTATCAACGACGCGCCCGCGTTGAAGGGCGCGGACGTCGGTATCGCGATCGGCACCGGAACCGATATCGCTATCGAGGCGGGGGATATCACCCTTGTCAACGGGAGTCTCACCGGTGTGGAACGCGCGGTTCGGTTATCGCGCGCGATATTCGTGAAGATTCGCCAGAACCTGTTCTGGGCGTTCTTCTATAACCTCGTGGCGATTCCGATGGCGGCGATGGGATTACTGCATCCCGTGATAGCCGAAGCGGCGATGGCGTTCTCGTCGATCAATGTGATACTGAACTCCCTGCGCCTGAACGGGATCAAGCTGGACTGAATAATAAAGGCCGCCCGAAGGGGTTTGATGATAAAGTATTTTGTCATCGCGATGCGTTTTGGTGAGCTTGTCGAACCATAGCCGAGGCAATCTATCTTAATACCATATAAGGAATCAAACAGACTGCTTCACCGCGCGCAATGAAAACAATACGGCGCGGGGTTCGCAGTGACAGGAAATCGATTGTCGTTTTATGAGATAAAATGGACAATAAAAAAGGCCGCCCGAAGGCGGCCGAAAATAATTAAATCCGATTAACTTTTGACAATCATCGGGGCGAGGATGCCCGCGAGAGCGGAAAGGTTGCGGGTCTGGAGCCAGAGTTTCCCGGGGCCGGTATATTCGCCGACCAATCCTTCGCCGGAGGCCAAAGTGGAGAACAAGCCCTTGGCCGCTTTTTTCAGCTTATACTGAACCTGAGCTTCCCATGCTACCATGTGGCCGGTATCGACAATATAGGTTTCGCCGGGAGCCAATTCCTTCATCAGGATAGCGCCGTACGAACCGAGGAACAGATCGCCGGTTCCGGTGATTTTTGAGAGGAAGAGACCTTCGCCGCCGATGAGGGCTTTCAGCGACCCTTGAGCGCTGATTTGGAGGTCGACTGTGCCCGCGAGATATGCACCGGCCTGAGCCATCAGCGTCTGGCCGGCGAGCTTTACATGAACTATATCGCCGGGAGTAGCGGGGGTGATTAAAAGTTCCCCGGCTGCATTAGCGGTATAAACTGACGAGAATAACGATTCACCGCCGACCATCGCGCCTATCGCGCCCAGAAATCCTTTACCGGTAGTTTTCGCCTTGAGTTCGATAGAAGGACTCATCGCAACCATAGCGCCCGCTTCGGCCTTGATATTCTCACCCGCCTGCAAATTAACGCGCAGAATAGTAAAAACCGGCCCGCCTTCAATTTTAAAATCCATATCAGCCTCCTTAGAATTTGATTTATTATAATACACGATTTTATTTTGTCAAAAATCCTTCACTATTTATTTATCGAAAAAGCTCATAACCCCCTTATGCAGAAGCCGGATGATATCGAACATCACCTTTTCGATCCAATCCTTGGATTTATTCTTTTTCAGAATTTCGATAATCATGGTAATATAGGTTTCAGAAAGCAGGTCGATAACGAATTCCTTCTGTACGTCGAATTTCTGCGAGGCCGATTTTTCTATCTGCTCGATACCTTTTTTCAGGGTTTGCGAAAGTTTATCGGTGAATTTATGCCTGAAATCCCCGAAAATGGAACCCTTCGCGCCCTGGAATAAAATAATTAATTCTTTCTTTCTTTTATATACATAATCCGCCGCAACCGAAATAACCCCTCTCAGCTTATCTTCCGGGAAACTGAGATCGGATAATATCGGTTCGGCAATCTTGTTGACGAGTTCGAGAATTTCTTTCCTGACGTTTTCTACCAGCGATCGGAACATATCTTCTTTGTTTTCATAATAGCAATACAAATTACCGACCGTCATATCGGCTTTTTTCGCGATCACCCGCATGGAGGCGTTTTTAAACCCGAACTGATAAAACTCCTCGAGCGCGGATTTCTCAATCTTTTTACGTGTGCTTTCCAGTTTCACTCTCATGTTTTCCCTCATATTTTAAATAAATTCATTCAAACCATTTCATTTTTTTCTCAAACTTTTTCTCAAAAATGACCTTTTCATTCTCGGTAATCGTACATTTGATGGATACGTTGTCATGCGTAACGGTCTGTTCGGAATATGCGTGATACTGCTTACCGTCCAGATGGAATTTCATTTCCGCATCGGCGGTCAGTATGGATTTCGCCGGGTTATCCGTGAAGGCGTTCGCCTCGTAGGTATGGGACAGGTTGATATCCGGCAGGCCGGGGAACATATTCAGCGCTAACTTCAGCCCGGAAAGTACGTTGATGTTCTTCTCCTTGGGGTTATCGCGGATTTCCCATATCTTCTCCTGTTTCGGCGAACCCAATCCGTTCAACATCCCTGTATCGGCCGGGGGAAATTGGGGTTTGAACGTCGGCAGGGGTTTATCCTTCAGCGAGGGCAGCACCAGTTCCTCGGTGATATCCGGTCCGAAGTGCAGGTTGATATTCCCCGCATAGGGCAGAGAAAACAGACGCGGGAAATCGGATAACTGGACGCTGACGCGAACAGAATGGAGTTTCTCCAACCGGTACGCGGTGGGCAGGAGCGGTATCTTTATTTTATAGGGTTTGCCGGGCTCCACGGGGCTGACTTTATCCAATCCGTCCCTTCTGCTCAGCCGCATCCATCCCCGGGTGATAAACTTCGAGTTTTCCTCCGCGTCGACGTCGCACAAACGCACTGTGATAGCGGCGTCCGGCATATCGGTGGAAACGGTAAGGGTGACGCAGGGTTCGCCGGTAATCTCGATATTTTCCGGTATCGGCGACGTTGTGAACGAGAGGGAACGGGTGTCGTCTTTGGACTGCTCCTTCGGATAATCGACCCCTAACGTAAGCACGCTCATCAGCCCGGAATATGCCCCGACTGTCGGATCGTGCGAGCATATCAGCATCATATCCCTGACTTCGGTGCCTTTCCCTAGCGAACGGTTCGAGCGCAGATTCATGACTATCTCGTTGACGCCGTTGGGAGGCCAGTTCTCCTCATAGCGCCAATGCTCCTCGCCCATAAAATATACCGATACGGGCGGGTCTTCCATGATCCCGTTGGGGATACCCTTCAGCCAGTAATCGAACCACCGCAGCGCGATAGTGAGATATTCGGTAGGCTGCGCATCAGTCAGGCTTGGCCACATATGCACCCACGGCCCGATGACGATCTTTTTCGGCCCGCGAATCTGATTGAACAGATCGGTGGAATCCTTATGCGAAAAACCGTTCCATCCGTCGAGTATATAGGTTGGGACGGTGATTTTATCAGAGTCGATATTCACGTTCTTCCAGTAGGAGTCGGAAAGGGTGTGATCGATGGGTTCGGTAATAAACGGTTCGAAATGGTCGAGGTGCCGCTGCCAGATTTCCCTCCAGTTCTTG comes from Brevinematales bacterium and encodes:
- a CDS encoding CocE/NonD family hydrolase, yielding MGLGNLVEKLKLVSFINSNTRRNVEIPVGESLTLRANINLPSGKPSWPVILMAYPYMKDGMMSPLFSLEAFQMTSAGYAVVLVDLPGIGASDGIAQNPFDILNPEMLAKVVEWCAAQDFSDGNVGMLGESFGGMAALNAATANPPALKAIFSMMAPINFYPNLVFPGGSLNMLGLFGSWINIMNLIQILPPMNHSNLKNWREIWQRHLDHFEPFITEPIDHTLSDSYWKNVNIDSDKITVPTYILDGWNGFSHKDSTDLFNQIRGPKKIVIGPWVHMWPSLTDAQPTEYLTIALRWFDYWLKGIPNGIMEDPPVSVYFMGEEHWRYEENWPPNGVNEIVMNLRSNRSLGKGTEVRDMMLICSHDPTVGAYSGLMSVLTLGVDYPKEQSKDDTRSLSFTTSPIPENIEITGEPCVTLTVSTDMPDAAITVRLCDVDAEENSKFITRGWMRLSRRDGLDKVSPVEPGKPYKIKIPLLPTAYRLEKLHSVRVSVQLSDFPRLFSLPYAGNINLHFGPDITEELVLPSLKDKPLPTFKPQFPPADTGMLNGLGSPKQEKIWEIRDNPKEKNINVLSGLKLALNMFPGLPDINLSHTYEANAFTDNPAKSILTADAEMKFHLDGKQYHAYSEQTVTHDNVSIKCTITENEKVIFEKKFEKKMKWFE
- a CDS encoding copper-translocating P-type ATPase, whose translation is MVKKIEVAIEGMTCAACSTRVAKSLNKQDGVIDAAVNLAAEKAYIVYDPKKITTDAMVKTVERAGYRLVLDTKKAPTEEERFRKVRVNFITALIFAGPGALLMLFHMLGWLHLPYWDYIEIILTLPVLFYSGRHVMKSALLSTLSLSPGMDVLIAMGSLASLSTGIMRVFGIPVTNFALVGSMIIAFHLLGKYLEAAAKGKASRAIRALIEFGAKNARVLVDGAEIEIPIEQLRIGDIAVIRPGEKIPSDGEVIDGYSAVDESMISGESVPVEKKAGDPVIGSTINSTGVLKIKITKVGKETFLSQLIRLVEEAQAGKVPIQEFADKVTGVFVPVLVGIAAAVFLFWYFLPDIGDSIMKWGAGWIPWVDPSMNRLSRAVFAAVATLVIACPCALGLATPMAIMVGGGLGARHGILIRNGESIEMMKDIDTALFDKTGTITEGKPEVVEIIHTPGFDGFETALASLERYSEHPLAGAVRDYAKARGLTLSEPEDFAAIPGKGVSAKIGGNMYYAGSADLMLEKCGAIPSFGGAIDSAKEDGLSVIFLGSPGSVHGFAALADKIKPDSKTAIEGLKAIGITPIMVTGDNEKTAKRIAREAGIERVYSGVLPAQKIDIVRQLRAEGRRVVMVGDGINDAPALKGADVGIAIGTGTDIAIEAGDITLVNGSLTGVERAVRLSRAIFVKIRQNLFWAFFYNLVAIPMAAMGLLHPVIAEAAMAFSSINVILNSLRLNGIKLD
- a CDS encoding TIGR00266 family protein, whose protein sequence is MDFKIEGGPVFTILRVNLQAGENIKAEAGAMVAMSPSIELKAKTTGKGFLGAIGAMVGGESLFSSVYTANAAGELLITPATPGDIVHVKLAGQTLMAQAGAYLAGTVDLQISAQGSLKALIGGEGLFLSKITGTGDLFLGSYGAILMKELAPGETYIVDTGHMVAWEAQVQYKLKKAAKGLFSTLASGEGLVGEYTGPGKLWLQTRNLSALAGILAPMIVKS
- a CDS encoding TetR/AcrR family transcriptional regulator codes for the protein MRVKLESTRKKIEKSALEEFYQFGFKNASMRVIAKKADMTVGNLYCYYENKEDMFRSLVENVRKEILELVNKIAEPILSDLSFPEDKLRGVISVAADYVYKRKKELIILFQGAKGSIFGDFRHKFTDKLSQTLKKGIEQIEKSASQKFDVQKEFVIDLLSETYITMIIEILKKNKSKDWIEKVMFDIIRLLHKGVMSFFDK